The proteins below are encoded in one region of Myxococcaceae bacterium JPH2:
- a CDS encoding cytochrome-c peroxidase codes for MRSRRPVLSLLTLSAVGVGSLVGCERSGVPAKPAVAEVRPEVKPEAPKPAARPPLAPAKLVAAFQPPKGGYPALQDTEAQVSLGRMLFFEPRLSKNQDVSCNTCHGLDTYGVDNKALSDGHRGQKGTRNSPTVYNAGHHVAQFWDGRADTLEAQAKGPILNPVEMAMPDAQRVVATLSSIPEYTTRFRAAFPGESKPVTLDNTARAIAAFERQLTTASRFDRFLMGEHGALSEQERRGLETFVSAGCTTCHNGPAVGGTSFQKLGLVEAFPDLKDPGRFEVTHEEDDLGKFRVPGLRNVEKTGPYLHDGRVTDLPTMVRLMGRHQLGRVLTDPEVDDLVAFLKSLTGELPPAEVISAPALPASTKKTPKPDPS; via the coding sequence ATGCGGTCGCGACGCCCGGTGCTGTCTTTGCTCACGCTGTCCGCGGTGGGAGTGGGGTCGCTGGTGGGGTGTGAGCGCTCGGGAGTCCCCGCGAAGCCGGCCGTCGCTGAAGTCAGGCCCGAGGTGAAGCCCGAGGCGCCCAAGCCCGCGGCGCGTCCTCCGCTGGCGCCCGCCAAGCTGGTGGCGGCGTTCCAACCTCCCAAGGGCGGCTATCCCGCCCTCCAAGACACCGAGGCGCAGGTGTCGCTGGGGCGGATGCTCTTCTTCGAGCCGCGCCTGTCGAAGAACCAGGACGTGTCTTGCAACACCTGCCACGGGCTCGACACGTACGGCGTGGACAACAAGGCGCTGTCCGACGGGCATCGGGGGCAGAAGGGCACGCGCAACTCGCCCACCGTCTACAACGCTGGGCACCACGTCGCGCAGTTCTGGGATGGCCGCGCCGACACGCTGGAGGCGCAGGCGAAGGGGCCCATCCTCAACCCCGTGGAGATGGCCATGCCGGACGCGCAGCGCGTCGTGGCCACGCTGTCCTCCATCCCCGAGTACACCACGCGCTTCCGCGCCGCGTTCCCGGGTGAGTCGAAGCCCGTGACGCTCGACAACACCGCGCGAGCCATCGCCGCGTTCGAGCGCCAGCTCACCACGGCCTCCCGCTTCGATCGCTTCCTGATGGGCGAGCACGGTGCCCTGTCCGAGCAGGAGCGACGCGGCCTGGAGACCTTCGTGTCCGCGGGCTGCACCACGTGTCACAACGGCCCGGCCGTGGGCGGGACGTCGTTCCAGAAGCTCGGGCTGGTGGAGGCGTTCCCCGACCTCAAGGACCCGGGGCGCTTCGAGGTGACGCACGAAGAGGACGACCTGGGCAAGTTCCGGGTGCCGGGGCTGCGCAACGTCGAGAAGACGGGGCCCTATCTCCACGACGGCCGCGTGACGGACCTGCCCACCATGGTGCGGCTGATGGGCCGGCACCAGCTGGGCCGCGTCCTGACGGACCCCGAGGTGGATGACCTGGTGGCGTTCCTGAAGAGCCTCACGGGCGAGCTGCCCCCGGCGGAGGTCATCTCGGCGCCCGCGTTGCCAGCCAGCACGAAGAAGACTCCGAAGCCGGACCCCTCGTAG
- a CDS encoding 16S rRNA (uracil(1498)-N(3))-methyltransferase: protein MNLLLLLDEDFLPDGTARLTGRRAQHAREVLRAEPGEVLRVGHLGGLTGTGEVLENSPGTLHLRVSLTEPPPPRAGVDLLLAIPRPKALKKVLPAVASLGVDRVVLVNAARVEKSYFDSKVLDGDFVRELLLQGLEQARDTRLPEVLVRERFRPFVEDELDTVFGPKALRLLPHPPAQQPLRALGADTAERVVLAIGPDGGWVPFEAQLLESHGFHPFSLGPRILRVETAVPVLLGQVALLREDIPRT, encoded by the coding sequence GTGAACCTGCTCCTGCTGCTCGACGAGGACTTCCTGCCGGACGGCACCGCCCGGCTCACGGGCCGCCGCGCCCAGCATGCCCGCGAGGTGCTCCGCGCCGAGCCCGGTGAAGTGCTCCGCGTGGGCCACCTGGGCGGCCTCACCGGCACGGGCGAGGTGCTGGAGAACAGCCCCGGCACCCTCCACCTGCGCGTGTCCCTCACCGAGCCGCCCCCGCCCCGCGCGGGCGTGGACCTGCTGCTCGCCATCCCCCGCCCCAAGGCCCTCAAGAAGGTGCTGCCCGCGGTGGCCTCGCTCGGCGTGGACCGGGTGGTGCTCGTCAACGCGGCCCGCGTGGAGAAGAGCTACTTCGACTCGAAGGTGCTGGACGGAGACTTCGTCCGGGAGCTGCTCCTCCAAGGGCTGGAGCAGGCCCGTGACACGCGGCTCCCCGAGGTGCTCGTGCGCGAGCGCTTCCGCCCCTTCGTCGAGGACGAGCTGGACACCGTCTTCGGCCCCAAGGCCCTGCGCCTGCTTCCCCACCCTCCGGCGCAGCAGCCCTTGCGAGCCCTGGGCGCGGACACCGCCGAGCGCGTGGTGCTCGCCATCGGTCCGGACGGCGGCTGGGTGCCGTTCGAGGCGCAACTGTTGGAATCCCACGGGTTCCACCCCTTCTCGCTGGGGCCGCGCATCCTCCGCGTGGAGACCGCCGTGCCCGTACTGCTCGGACAAGTGGCGCTTCTGCGAGAAGACATCCCGAGGACGTGA
- a CDS encoding 2,3-bisphosphoglycerate-dependent phosphoglycerate mutase: MPTLALVRHGQSLWNLENRFTGSVDVPLTDQGRREAQQAAQALQGITFDVAYTSALSRAQESLTLLLERLGQLPPIIRDAALNERNYGDLQGLNKADAARHFGEQQIKLWRRSYDVPPPNGESLEMTAKRVLPFYERAIAGDLRLGKNVLVVAHGNSNRALIMKLDGLTGEQVVGLELATGKPVVYELSVEATVLAKRVP; the protein is encoded by the coding sequence ATGCCGACGCTCGCCCTGGTCCGCCATGGCCAATCCCTGTGGAACCTCGAGAACCGCTTCACGGGCTCCGTGGACGTCCCGCTCACTGACCAGGGCCGCAGGGAGGCACAGCAGGCCGCTCAGGCGCTCCAGGGCATCACCTTCGACGTCGCGTACACCTCCGCGCTCAGCCGCGCTCAGGAGTCCCTCACGCTGCTGCTGGAGCGGCTGGGCCAGCTGCCCCCCATCATTCGCGATGCGGCCCTCAACGAGCGCAACTACGGCGACCTCCAGGGCCTGAACAAGGCGGACGCGGCACGGCACTTCGGCGAGCAGCAAATCAAGCTGTGGCGCCGCTCCTATGACGTGCCGCCGCCCAACGGCGAGTCCCTGGAGATGACCGCGAAGCGCGTGCTGCCCTTCTACGAGCGGGCCATCGCGGGCGACCTGCGCCTGGGCAAGAACGTGCTCGTGGTGGCGCACGGCAACTCCAATCGCGCGCTCATCATGAAGCTGGATGGACTGACGGGAGAGCAGGTCGTGGGGCTGGAGCTGGCCACGGGCAAGCCCGTCGTCTACGAGCTGTCCGTCGAAGCGACGGTCCTCGCCAAGCGCGTCCCTTAG
- a CDS encoding YqgE/AlgH family protein: MKNLAPGFLLAMPQLGDPNFQRSVILMIEHGATGSMGLVVNRGAALTLGELARGQSMDISSARMPEAVFVGGPVEPQRGFVLHDDAEQVEKLPVLPGLYLSVTLDALGPLLQNPTPRLRFCLGYAGWGPKQLEGEIAAGSWLFAEATADAVLGQEPDKLWDATLRGMGVDPAMLVMGKGMN; encoded by the coding sequence GTGAAGAACCTTGCTCCCGGTTTCCTGCTGGCCATGCCCCAGCTCGGGGATCCGAACTTCCAGCGGTCGGTCATCCTGATGATTGAGCACGGTGCGACAGGCTCCATGGGGCTCGTCGTGAACCGCGGCGCCGCGCTGACGTTGGGCGAGCTGGCGCGCGGGCAGTCCATGGACATCTCCTCGGCGCGCATGCCCGAGGCGGTGTTCGTGGGAGGGCCCGTGGAGCCCCAGCGCGGCTTCGTCCTGCACGACGACGCGGAGCAGGTCGAGAAGCTTCCCGTGCTCCCAGGCCTTTACCTGAGCGTCACGCTGGACGCGCTGGGGCCGCTGTTGCAGAACCCCACGCCGCGCCTGCGCTTCTGCCTGGGGTATGCGGGCTGGGGCCCCAAGCAGTTGGAGGGCGAGATTGCCGCGGGCTCGTGGCTGTTCGCGGAGGCCACGGCGGATGCGGTGCTGGGGCAGGAGCCCGACAAGTTGTGGGACGCCACGCTGCGAGGCATGGGGGTGGACCCCGCCATGCTGGTGATGGGAAAGGGGATGAACTGA
- a CDS encoding DTW domain-containing protein — MRSLCLRCFRPESACYCAHLPQLETRTRVVFLQHPRERRVAIGTARMAHLSLPNSELYQGVDFTGHARLEELAARRERVAVLFPGENAITVDEARAADLETVIVVDGTWPQAKKVVMRNPLLAGLPRIGFVPRRPSNYRIRAEPADHCVSTIEAVVELLGQLEGDPERFDRMLKAFEFMVDTQLDRQSSRTSPNRRRIYRGAWRPPAELRSLADDAERLVLFYAEANAHPAEANIPPELVHLVARRLSTGESFEAIIAPEQPLAYSTPLHVELSEDVLRAGESRAQALARFEAFLRPDDALTVWTTFALDLLWSSGLSRKASRNVRLATARALKGKAGGVEQAVEMLGSPDVAPWARGRAGRRIRALESVVRELVDRGNATSPPAKLPRTGTDG, encoded by the coding sequence GTGCGTTCCCTCTGTCTGCGTTGCTTCCGCCCCGAGAGCGCGTGCTACTGCGCGCACCTGCCCCAGTTGGAGACGCGCACCCGCGTGGTGTTCCTGCAGCATCCGCGAGAGCGGCGGGTGGCCATCGGCACCGCGCGCATGGCGCACCTGTCGCTGCCCAACTCGGAGCTGTACCAGGGCGTGGACTTCACCGGACACGCGCGCTTGGAGGAGCTGGCCGCGCGGCGTGAGCGCGTGGCGGTGCTCTTCCCGGGCGAGAACGCCATCACCGTGGACGAGGCCCGCGCCGCCGACTTGGAGACCGTCATCGTCGTGGACGGCACCTGGCCCCAGGCGAAGAAGGTTGTGATGCGCAACCCGCTGCTGGCGGGACTGCCGCGCATCGGCTTCGTGCCGCGCCGCCCGAGCAACTACCGCATCCGCGCCGAGCCGGCCGACCACTGCGTCTCCACCATCGAGGCGGTGGTGGAGCTGCTGGGGCAGCTGGAGGGAGACCCGGAGCGCTTCGACCGCATGCTGAAGGCGTTCGAGTTCATGGTGGACACGCAGCTCGACCGGCAGTCGAGCCGCACGTCTCCCAACCGACGCCGCATCTACCGCGGCGCGTGGCGCCCGCCCGCGGAGCTGCGCTCGCTCGCGGACGATGCGGAGCGGCTGGTCCTCTTCTACGCGGAGGCCAACGCGCACCCGGCCGAGGCGAACATCCCGCCCGAGCTGGTGCACCTGGTGGCTCGGCGCCTGTCCACGGGCGAGTCCTTCGAGGCCATCATCGCGCCCGAGCAGCCCCTGGCGTACAGCACGCCGCTGCACGTGGAGCTGTCCGAGGACGTGCTCCGCGCGGGCGAATCGCGGGCCCAGGCGCTCGCCCGGTTCGAGGCCTTCCTCCGCCCGGATGACGCGCTGACGGTGTGGACCACGTTCGCGCTGGACCTGCTCTGGAGCAGTGGGCTGTCGCGCAAGGCATCGCGCAACGTCCGGCTCGCCACGGCGCGCGCGCTCAAGGGGAAGGCGGGGGGCGTGGAGCAGGCGGTGGAGATGCTCGGCTCGCCCGACGTGGCTCCCTGGGCGCGAGGCCGGGCTGGCCGCCGCATCCGCGCCCTGGAGTCCGTGGTGCGCGAGCTGGTGGACCGGGGCAACGCGACGTCGCCGCCCGCGAAGCTGCCGCGTACGGGCACGGACGGCTGA
- a CDS encoding BolA/IbaG family iron-sulfur metabolism protein, which yields MLDAEMLRQTLLEALPGSEVELRDTTGTGDHFEARIVSPAFAGRSMIEQHQLVYAPLQAWLKTGELHALALKTYSPEQWKKLGPR from the coding sequence ATGTTGGATGCCGAAATGCTTCGCCAGACCCTGCTGGAGGCGCTGCCCGGTTCCGAGGTGGAGTTGCGAGACACCACCGGGACGGGAGACCACTTCGAGGCGCGCATCGTGAGCCCGGCGTTCGCGGGCCGGTCGATGATCGAGCAGCACCAGCTCGTGTACGCGCCGCTCCAGGCGTGGCTGAAGACCGGGGAGCTGCACGCGCTCGCCCTGAAGACCTATTCGCCCGAGCAGTGGAAGAAGCTCGGGCCTCGCTAG
- a CDS encoding DUF2914 domain-containing protein: MLNATPPKPRQTQQDETPEAPAHPAGAPSAESNAGHAPPSPAVAVDPDDLVATAKTPTLIDRVQAFRSRYEKEEMALFFFAGFLYDILTLSPIDDGFSLAQSFVYLCVLAGLLLLEQRFPEGTEPPKLLARVWRFREDGLHFFFGSLLSSFTLFLFKSTSGFTPFFFLVAMFGLLVANELPRFRQLGPIIRVVLFSLCVTLYFAYLVPVLLGRMGWWVFTLAVLLGCGSIYGLLRVIRRWRPDMHFLVRNVAVPGFGTQVALLGCYLLGLIPPVPLAVQYSGLYHEVKKVSPGVYQLSYEERPFWQFWHHGNQHFLARAGEQPQYFFRIFAPSNFAAYKVRVRWFFDHPEKGWTSLGSGWLASVKANGSEGGYRSMARPGAPLKPGDWRVVVETEDGHEINRLSFTVEADARTEPRVYAQEMSVLNRIEPMSLEAWQKAYPQAVKPADTVPAPVPSGDAPVPQASETGP; this comes from the coding sequence GTGTTGAACGCGACGCCGCCCAAGCCACGACAGACGCAGCAGGACGAGACACCCGAGGCGCCGGCCCACCCGGCCGGAGCGCCCTCCGCCGAGTCGAACGCGGGCCACGCGCCGCCGAGCCCCGCCGTGGCGGTGGATCCCGACGACCTGGTGGCCACCGCGAAGACGCCCACGCTCATCGACCGCGTGCAGGCCTTCCGGTCCCGCTACGAGAAGGAGGAGATGGCCCTCTTCTTCTTCGCGGGCTTCCTCTACGACATCCTCACGCTCAGCCCCATCGACGACGGCTTCAGCCTGGCGCAGTCGTTCGTCTATCTGTGCGTCCTCGCGGGGCTGCTGCTGTTGGAGCAGCGCTTCCCCGAGGGCACCGAGCCGCCGAAGCTGCTCGCGCGCGTGTGGCGCTTCCGCGAGGACGGGCTGCACTTCTTCTTCGGCAGCCTGCTCAGCTCGTTCACGCTGTTCCTCTTCAAGAGCACCTCGGGCTTCACGCCGTTCTTCTTCCTGGTGGCGATGTTCGGGCTGCTGGTGGCCAACGAGCTGCCGCGCTTCCGACAACTGGGCCCCATCATCCGCGTGGTGCTCTTCAGCCTGTGCGTGACGCTGTACTTCGCCTACCTGGTGCCGGTGCTGCTCGGCCGCATGGGCTGGTGGGTCTTCACGCTCGCGGTGCTGCTGGGCTGCGGGAGCATCTACGGCCTCTTGCGCGTCATCCGCCGGTGGCGCCCGGACATGCACTTCCTGGTGCGCAATGTGGCGGTGCCGGGGTTCGGTACGCAGGTGGCGCTGCTCGGGTGCTACCTGCTGGGCCTCATTCCCCCCGTGCCGCTGGCGGTGCAGTACAGCGGGCTCTACCACGAGGTGAAGAAGGTGAGCCCGGGCGTCTACCAGCTCTCCTACGAGGAGCGGCCCTTCTGGCAGTTCTGGCACCATGGCAACCAGCACTTCCTCGCGCGGGCGGGTGAGCAGCCGCAGTACTTCTTCCGCATCTTCGCCCCCAGCAACTTCGCGGCGTACAAGGTGCGGGTGCGCTGGTTCTTCGACCATCCCGAGAAGGGCTGGACGTCGCTGGGCAGCGGGTGGCTCGCGAGCGTGAAGGCCAATGGCTCGGAGGGCGGCTATCGCTCGATGGCGCGTCCGGGCGCGCCGCTCAAGCCGGGTGACTGGCGCGTGGTGGTGGAGACGGAGGACGGGCACGAGATCAACCGCCTGTCCTTCACCGTCGAGGCCGATGCCCGCACGGAGCCGCGCGTCTACGCGCAGGAGATGTCCGTGCTCAACCGCATCGAGCCCATGTCGCTGGAGGCGTGGCAGAAGGCGTATCCGCAGGCCGTGAAGCCCGCGGACACCGTGCCCGCGCCCGTGCCTTCCGGTGACGCCCCGGTCCCCCAAGCCAGCGAGACCGGGCCGTAG
- the grxD gene encoding Grx4 family monothiol glutaredoxin, translating to MNDQLKARFDAETKGHAIVLYMKGNALFPQCGFSARALELLRPFGAVHTVDVLSDPEVRNGIKEYTNWPTIPQIFINGKFVGGSDILMELAERGELADLVAGKSPA from the coding sequence ATGAACGACCAGCTCAAGGCCCGCTTCGACGCCGAGACGAAGGGCCACGCCATCGTCCTGTACATGAAGGGCAACGCCCTGTTCCCGCAGTGCGGTTTCTCCGCGCGCGCGCTGGAGCTGCTCCGGCCGTTCGGCGCGGTGCACACCGTGGACGTGCTCTCGGACCCCGAGGTGCGCAACGGCATCAAGGAGTACACGAACTGGCCCACGATTCCGCAGATCTTCATCAACGGGAAGTTCGTGGGGGGCTCGGACATCCTGATGGAGCTGGCCGAGCGCGGCGAGCTGGCCGACCTGGTGGCCGGCAAGTCGCCCGCCTGA
- a CDS encoding aminopeptidase P family protein codes for MATHPSQAAATSEAEPQKPATSAPQPITSEPQAKPASHDTVPPPALLDFMMKHWKPQARKLPPKLKHAEAFRARRQALSKLFPGETLVIPTGHEKVRANDTYYRFRPGSDFYYLTGNTEPDCVLVLQAKAGGGHTDILFVEPNPGRSDSTFFTDRVKGELWVGPRLGVKESQARFAIEHARGLDELPAFLTGLKDAPTRVLRGFSPKVDGALTAVADKDKGLAQALSELRLLKDAQELRELQISIDATQRGFEDVIRDLKVAKTERHVEGIFNLRARVEGNDVGYGTIAASGSHACVLHWTRNDGPLKPGELLLLDAGVEGHTLYTADITRTLPINGKFSKEQRDIYELVLDAQLQAIEAVKPGNDFMEPNRVAMRVLAEGLHRLGILRTPPDEALKDENQFYKRYSLHNVSHMLGLDVHDCAQARLEAYKYGKLKAGMVLTVEPGLYFQADDLTVPARYRGIGVRIEDDVVVTARGCKVLSGGIPREVKDVEAWMKSVWKGAKPPKKQAVKKAAKKR; via the coding sequence ATGGCCACTCACCCGTCCCAAGCCGCCGCCACGTCCGAGGCCGAGCCGCAGAAGCCGGCCACCTCCGCCCCCCAGCCCATCACGTCCGAGCCGCAGGCGAAGCCCGCCAGCCACGACACGGTGCCTCCGCCCGCGCTGCTCGACTTCATGATGAAGCACTGGAAGCCGCAGGCGCGAAAGCTCCCCCCCAAGCTCAAGCACGCCGAGGCCTTCCGCGCCCGCCGTCAGGCGCTGTCCAAGCTCTTCCCCGGCGAGACGCTCGTCATCCCCACTGGACACGAGAAGGTCCGCGCCAACGACACGTACTACCGCTTCCGGCCGGGCAGCGACTTCTACTACCTCACCGGCAACACCGAGCCCGACTGCGTGCTGGTGCTCCAGGCCAAGGCCGGCGGTGGCCACACGGACATCCTCTTCGTGGAGCCCAACCCGGGCCGCTCCGACTCCACGTTCTTCACCGACCGCGTGAAGGGCGAGCTGTGGGTCGGGCCGCGCCTGGGCGTCAAGGAGAGCCAGGCCCGCTTCGCCATCGAGCACGCGCGCGGCCTCGACGAGCTGCCCGCCTTCCTCACCGGCCTGAAGGACGCACCCACCCGCGTGCTGCGCGGCTTCTCGCCCAAGGTGGATGGCGCGCTCACCGCGGTGGCGGACAAGGACAAGGGGCTCGCCCAGGCCCTCTCCGAGCTGCGGCTGCTCAAGGACGCGCAGGAGCTGCGCGAGCTCCAAATCTCCATCGACGCCACCCAGCGCGGCTTCGAGGACGTCATCCGCGACCTGAAGGTGGCGAAGACGGAGCGCCACGTGGAGGGCATCTTCAACCTCCGCGCCCGCGTGGAGGGCAACGACGTGGGCTACGGCACCATCGCCGCCAGCGGCTCGCACGCGTGCGTGCTGCACTGGACGCGCAATGACGGCCCCCTGAAGCCCGGCGAGCTGCTGCTCCTGGACGCGGGCGTGGAGGGCCACACGCTCTACACGGCGGACATCACCCGCACGCTGCCCATCAACGGGAAGTTCTCCAAGGAGCAGCGCGACATCTACGAGCTGGTGCTCGACGCGCAGCTCCAGGCCATCGAGGCCGTGAAGCCCGGCAACGACTTCATGGAGCCCAACCGCGTGGCCATGCGCGTGCTGGCCGAGGGACTCCACCGCCTGGGCATCCTCCGCACCCCGCCGGACGAGGCGCTCAAGGACGAGAACCAGTTCTACAAGCGCTACTCGCTGCACAACGTCAGCCACATGCTGGGCCTGGACGTGCATGACTGCGCGCAGGCGCGGCTGGAGGCCTACAAGTACGGCAAGCTGAAGGCCGGCATGGTCCTCACCGTGGAGCCCGGCCTGTACTTCCAGGCCGATGACCTCACGGTGCCCGCCCGCTACCGCGGCATCGGCGTGCGCATCGAGGACGACGTCGTCGTCACCGCGCGCGGCTGCAAGGTCCTGTCGGGCGGCATCCCGCGCGAGGTGAAGGACGTGGAGGCGTGGATGAAGTCCGTGTGGAAGGGCGCGAAGCCCCCGAAGAAGCAGGCGGTGAAGAAGGCGGCGAAGAAGCGCTGA
- a CDS encoding sigma 54-interacting transcriptional regulator, whose translation MARLVAMFGPCRGVARRLDAALVIGRACEGGWRLRDEQVSREHCAIEPNGSGHTLRDLDSSHGTWLNGQRIQAPARLRPGDQVSVGESILVYEPTFDALRASDGESTVVLTRTKATPLQRARAPGPEVLARAGELALRIARPGTPDALADMVFEALESALQPTALVLLRFSPRGPRPHQTWPTGAHLTVSRELVGGVLKEGCALAMTEPQFRAEPEARHARLAQRAAHVLCAPMYAGGAPVGVLCAVRDEPFQAEELALAGALAGVAGPAFSSLAPPTPVAPSPPLVANSPALREVLRAVDAAARAHTPVLLSGERGTGKQSLARALHAQGSRASGPYVVLRCGADTSENMLLDALTQAEGGTLLVGDVPALPAPLQEQLARVLREQVLHHASARVSTPVDVRVVATIREPAREAVRAGTLREDLHQGLADTVLNVPPLRERPEDVLPLAEHFLSLLAPALGHTPRGFTDEARAALRACAWPGNARQLANVIERALLLMPVASVPVGERDLFPDAPVRERSLAPKGEARGTLSSPPATAP comes from the coding sequence GTGGCGAGACTCGTGGCGATGTTTGGACCGTGCAGGGGCGTGGCGCGGAGGTTGGACGCGGCGTTGGTGATTGGCCGTGCGTGCGAGGGTGGCTGGCGGCTGAGAGACGAGCAGGTGAGCCGCGAGCACTGCGCCATCGAGCCCAATGGCTCGGGGCACACGCTGCGGGACCTGGACTCGAGCCACGGCACCTGGCTCAACGGCCAGCGCATCCAAGCGCCCGCGCGGCTGCGGCCGGGAGACCAGGTCTCGGTGGGCGAGAGCATCCTCGTCTACGAGCCCACCTTCGACGCCCTGCGCGCGAGCGACGGCGAGTCCACGGTGGTGCTCACGCGGACCAAGGCCACGCCGCTCCAGCGCGCCCGAGCGCCCGGTCCCGAGGTGCTCGCGAGGGCCGGAGAGCTGGCCCTGCGCATCGCGAGGCCCGGCACGCCAGACGCGCTCGCGGACATGGTCTTCGAGGCCCTCGAGTCCGCGCTCCAGCCCACCGCCCTGGTCCTGCTGCGCTTCAGTCCCCGAGGACCACGTCCGCACCAGACCTGGCCCACGGGGGCCCACCTCACGGTCAGCCGGGAGCTGGTGGGTGGCGTGCTCAAGGAAGGCTGCGCGCTCGCGATGACGGAGCCCCAGTTCCGCGCCGAGCCGGAGGCACGCCACGCCCGGCTGGCCCAGCGCGCCGCGCACGTGCTCTGCGCCCCGATGTACGCCGGAGGCGCGCCCGTGGGCGTGCTCTGCGCGGTCCGCGACGAGCCCTTCCAGGCCGAGGAGCTGGCCCTCGCGGGAGCACTCGCGGGCGTGGCAGGCCCTGCCTTTTCGTCACTCGCACCGCCGACGCCCGTCGCGCCGTCCCCGCCCCTGGTGGCGAACAGCCCGGCCCTGCGCGAAGTGTTGCGCGCGGTGGACGCCGCCGCGCGCGCCCACACGCCCGTGCTCCTGTCCGGCGAGCGAGGCACGGGCAAGCAATCGCTGGCGCGCGCACTCCACGCCCAAGGCTCCCGCGCGAGCGGCCCCTACGTCGTGCTGCGCTGTGGCGCCGACACCTCGGAGAACATGCTGCTCGACGCGCTCACGCAGGCGGAGGGCGGAACGCTGCTCGTCGGTGACGTGCCCGCCCTGCCCGCGCCACTCCAGGAACAGCTCGCCCGGGTGCTGCGAGAGCAGGTCCTCCATCATGCGAGCGCCCGCGTGAGCACACCGGTGGACGTGCGCGTCGTCGCGACAATCCGAGAGCCCGCGCGAGAGGCGGTCCGCGCCGGCACGCTGCGCGAGGATCTCCACCAAGGCCTCGCAGACACGGTCCTGAACGTCCCGCCGCTGAGAGAACGCCCCGAGGACGTGCTCCCCCTCGCCGAGCACTTCCTCTCGCTGCTTGCTCCCGCGCTCGGCCACACCCCTCGCGGCTTCACGGACGAGGCCCGCGCGGCGTTGCGTGCCTGTGCGTGGCCCGGCAACGCGCGACAACTCGCCAACGTCATCGAGCGGGCCCTGCTGCTCATGCCCGTGGCCTCGGTCCCTGTCGGTGAGCGGGACCTCTTCCCGGATGCCCCCGTGCGAGAGCGCTCGCTCGCCCCGAAAGGCGAGGCGCGCGGCACGCTCAGCTCGCCGCCGGCCACCGCGCCGTGA
- a CDS encoding DUF4476 domain-containing protein: protein MKALTLAVVMLTSAAALAQQAPTVATGTPAAKATAPAAPATAAAKAAAPAATAAQPQGFGPDAELMRRPPPPGRPMPDSPDYREGETERYRGRGLVVVDRDAVGRKLARLEELLDDAMDRRDGQSARKALRRAQDELEELQEMISDAPPLGSNGPPRPTPPSPPVVQPMPDGAFQRLTSAMSREAFAEDKMRILTSATSREHFVVAQVLQVLNQFSFSQDKLEVVRAMKPGLLDMQNSYQLYNAFTFSPDKKRLQEILNN from the coding sequence ATGAAGGCCCTCACCCTCGCAGTTGTGATGCTCACCTCCGCCGCAGCCCTCGCGCAGCAGGCCCCGACTGTCGCCACGGGCACCCCCGCCGCGAAGGCCACCGCGCCCGCGGCTCCGGCCACCGCCGCCGCGAAGGCCGCCGCTCCCGCCGCCACCGCCGCGCAGCCCCAGGGCTTCGGCCCGGACGCGGAGCTGATGCGTCGCCCGCCGCCCCCGGGTCGCCCCATGCCGGACTCGCCGGACTACCGCGAGGGTGAGACCGAGCGCTACCGGGGCCGCGGGCTCGTGGTGGTGGACCGCGACGCCGTGGGCCGCAAGCTGGCGCGCCTGGAGGAGCTGCTCGACGACGCGATGGACCGCCGCGACGGCCAGTCGGCGCGCAAGGCCCTGCGCCGCGCCCAGGATGAGCTGGAAGAGCTCCAGGAGATGATCTCTGACGCGCCGCCGCTCGGCTCGAACGGCCCGCCCCGCCCGACCCCGCCGTCGCCCCCGGTCGTGCAGCCCATGCCGGACGGGGCCTTCCAGCGACTGACCTCGGCCATGTCGCGCGAGGCCTTCGCGGAGGACAAGATGCGCATCCTCACCAGCGCCACGTCCCGTGAGCACTTCGTGGTCGCCCAGGTGCTGCAGGTCCTCAACCAGTTCAGCTTCTCGCAGGACAAGCTCGAGGTGGTCCGCGCGATGAAGCCGGGCCTGCTGGACATGCAGAACAGCTACCAGCTCTACAACGCGTTCACGTTCTCCCCGGACAAGAAGCGCCTGCAGGAGATCCTCAACAACTGA